In the Phaseolus vulgaris cultivar G19833 chromosome 7, P. vulgaris v2.0, whole genome shotgun sequence genome, one interval contains:
- the LOC137828341 gene encoding receptor-like protein EIX2 — translation MNTFPSQYAIFFAWFLCAIMFSTGMCNSNIRCNHKDKEALLKFKQGIKDPAGVLFSWSTQQDCCEWKGVMCDNFTSRVTHLSLPCSTTLPTYIDTIDRSHCLTGSVYLSLFVVEFEFLYHLNLSNNNFSAIQFGSLDCHNLSIGTPSHQCVNSSVLRYLDLSFNHGAITSLQWLSHFSSLKYLNLDAIDLHEETKWLQLVTMLPSLSELHMRNCHLKDLSPSLQYANFTALKVLSLPGNGFHSKLPKWLFNLSGISSIDLGSNFLEGQLPEALLNLQHLEILNLNGNHFNGPIPHWLGEFEHLQHLNLRKNMFSGSIPTSLGNLSSLLFLAVSSNRLTGVVSEKTFVRLSKLKELAIFISPPLIFDFDSHWVPPFQLERLSLAFSGPKIPVWLFTQKSLEYLSIYESSFEAKGKFWNFLSRMKEVHLEHNSIDGNLSNVVLNSTFISLSSNDLKGWLPRLSSNVVVVRLSNNSLSGNMSSLLCDDEMLNGKSNLVYLDISLNLLSGGLTNCWENWKSLVHVNLGSNNLTGKVPTSIGLLSNLTSFHLHENKFYGEIPSSLENCHSLLIFNVRENNFSGNIPNWIPHAAKVLQFRSNHFTGNIPAHICQMSSLIVLDIANNTISGHIPNCLHNMTTLVSSKTSRDKLSFFFSRRDGYHYTFEDNLELVIKGQALEYGKNLHFMSLIDVSSNNLSGTLPLQMFTLTGLCSLNLSHNKLTGKIPYEIGNMNNLESLDFSTNQLWGEIPQTLSNLSFLSYLNLSFNNFKGKIPLGTQLQGFSALSYIGNRDLCGTPLTNICFQDGKSKEAKQNHDDRSEFLSWFYIGIESGFGTSFLGVCCALLLNRKWRHAYFRFLYGLIDRLYVMGLININSFCLHVHIGIPRSSKGNKSSSVKENKDSDAILMATTTNVHVD, via the exons ATGAATACATTTCCCTCTCAGTATGCAATCTTCTTTGCCTGGTTTTTGTGCGCAATCATGTTCAGCACTGGCATGTGCAACTCCAATATCCGCTGCAACCACAAAGACAAGGAAGCTCTCTTAAAGTTCAAGCAAGGAATCAAAGATCCAGCAGGTGTGCTCTTTTCATGGTCCACTCAACAAGATTGTTGTGAATGGAAAGGAGTCATGTGTGACAATTTCACAAGTAGAGTCACTCACCTCAGTCTCCCTTGTTCTACAACTCTTCCAACTTACATTGATACGATAGATAGATCACACTGTCTCACAGGTTCCGTTTACCTATCCTTGTTTGTTGTGGAGTTTGAATTTCTATATCACTTGAATTTGAGTAATAATAATTTCTCAGCCATCCAATTTGGTTCTCTTGATTGCCATAATCTATCTATTGGTACTCCTTCCCATCAATGTGTAAACTCTTCGGTTCTTCGTTATCTTGATTTATCATTCAACCATGGTGCCATCACTAGTCTTCAATGGCTTTCTCATTTTTCCTCCTTGAAATATCTGAACCTCGATGCCATTGATCTTCACGAGGAAACCAAATGGCTTCAATTAGTCACCATGCTTCCATCTCTTTCAGAGCTCCACATGCGTAATTGTCATCTTAAAGACCTGAGTCCGTCTCTTCAATATGCTAATTTTACAGCACTCAAAGTTCTTTCTCTTCCTGGAAATGGTTTTCATTCGAAGTTACCAAAATGGCTATTCAATTTAAGTGGTATCTCTTCTATTGACCTCGGGTCAAATTTTTTAGAAGGCCAACTACCTGAGGCCTTGTTAAATCTTCAACACTTGGAAATCTTGAACTTGAATGGTAATCACTTCAATGGACCAATTCCACATTGGTTAGGAGAATTTGAACATCTGCAGCATCTTAATCTTAGAAAAAACATGTTTTCTGGATCTATTCCTACAAGTTTGGGAAATCTATCATCCTTACTTTTCTTGGCGGTTAGCTCAAATAGATTGACAGGAGTTGTGTCTGAGAAAACTTTTGTGAGACTGTCAAAATTGAAGGAGTTAGCTATATTCATATCACCACCATTAATCTTTGATTTTGATTCCCACTGGGTTCCACCTTTTCAACTTGAGCGATTAAGTCTTGCATTTTCAGGTCCTAAAATTCCTGTCTGGTTATTCACACAAAAGTCTCTTGAATATTTAAGTATTTATGAATCATCATTTGAGGCCAAAGGGAAGTTTTGGAATTTTCTGTCAAGAATGAAAGAAGTCCATTTAGAACATAATTCAATAGATGGGAACTTGTCAAATGTGGTGTTGAATTCTACGTTCATATCATTGTCATCAAATGATCTGAAGGGTTGGTTGCCTCGATTGTCATCCAATGTGGTCGTTGTACGGTTGTCAAACAACTCATTATCAGGAAACATGTCTTCTCTCTTGTGTGATGATGAGATGTTGAATGGGAAAAGTAATTTGGTGTACTTAGACATATCACTTAATCTTCTCTCAGGAGGTCTTACAAATTGTTGGGAAAATTGGAAATCTTTGGTTCATGTTAATTTGGGAAGCAATAATTTAACAGGCAAGGTACCCACATCAATTGGCTTGTTATCTAATCTTACATCATTCCATCTACATGAAAATAAGTTTTATGGAGAGATTCCTTCCTCGCTAGAAAATTGCCACTCTCTGTTAATCTTTAATGTTCGTGAAAACAACTTTTCAGGAAACATACCAAATTGGATTCCTCATGCTGCAAAAGTTCTCCAATTCAGATCCAATCATTTTACAGGAAATATCCCAGCACATATATGCCAAatgtcttctctcattgttttGGATATTGCAAATAACACAATCTCAGGACATATACCGAACTGCCTTCACAATATGACAACCTTAGTTTCCAGCAAAACTTCACGTGACAagctttcttttttcttttccagGCGTGATGGTTACCACTACACCTTTGAAGACAATCTTGAGCTGGTTATAAAGGGTCAAGCATTAGAATATGGAAAGAACCTGCACTTTATGAGCTTAATTGATGTGTCAAGTAACAATTTGTCTGGAACATTACCTCTCCAAATGTTTACCCTCACTGGATTATGTTCCTTGAACTTGTCTCACAATAAATTAACAGGAAAAATACCATATGAGATTGGAAACATGAACAATTTGGAGTCCCTTGATTTCTCAACAAACCAACTTTGGGGTGAAATTCCCCAAACTCTATCAAATTTGTCCTTTTTGAGTTACTTAAACCTGTCATTCAACAATTTCAAAGGCAAAATACCACTGGGAACACAACTTCAAGGATTCAGTGCACTTAGTTATATAGGTAATCGTGATCTTTGTGGAACTCCATTGACAAATATATGCTTCCAAGATGGTAAATCTAAAGAAGCAAAGCAAAATCACGATGATAGATCTGAATTTTTGTCATGGTTCTATATTGGAATAGAAAGTGGATTTGGCACAAGCTTTTTGGGAGTTTGTTGTGCCCTTCTCTTAAATAGAAAATGGAGGCATGCTTACTTCAGGTTTCTCTATGGTTTGATAGATCGACTTTATGTCATGGGACTCATCAATATAAATTCCTTCTGTTTGCATGTTCATATTG GCATTCCTCGTTCTTCAAAAGGGAATAAGTCATCAAGtgtaaaagaaaacaaagacaGTGATGCAATTTTGATGGCAACAACTACCAATGTCCATGTGGATTAG
- the LOC137828421 gene encoding probable arabinosyltransferase ARAD1 — MVKSNKSTTSLTVPNLFLFFTLLSLFSLFIFLFFPTASILHSSPSPHASPTINVYVADLPRSLNYALLHRYWTSFSDSRLPTDADHQAPLSLHPTAKFPPYPDNPLIKQYSAEFWITGDLMTPPQHRATSFAKRVLDPRLADVVFVPFFATLSAEMQLGANRGAFRKKTGNEDYKRQREVMDAVRSTQAWNRSGGRDHVFVLTDPMAMWHVKDEIAPAVLLVVDFGGWYRLDSRGSNCSESGVVPHTQVSVIKDVIVPYTHLLPRLDLSQNKERHQLLYFKGAKHRHRGGIIREKLWDLMINEPGVIMEEGFPNATGRDQSIKGMRTSEFCLHPAGDTPTSCRLFDAIQSLCIPVIVSDNIELPFEGMVDYSEFSVFVAVSDALKPNWLVNHLKSFSKEQKTRFRQNMAQVQPIFVYDSGHPGGIGPIPSDGAVNHIWKKVHQKLPTIKETIIRERRKPPGVSVPRRCHCT; from the exons ATGGTGAAGAGTAACAAGAGCACCACCTCCTTAACCGTCCCCAatctcttcctcttcttcaccCTCCTCTCCCTTTTCTCCctcttcatcttcctcttcttccCCACCGCCTCAATCCTCCACTCCTCTCCCTCCCCTCACGCTTCTCCCACCATCAACGTCTACGTCGCCGACCTCCCCCGATCCCTTAACTACGCCCTACTGCACCGTTACTGGACCTCATTCTCCGATTCCCGACTCCCCACCGACGCAGATCACCAGGCTCCCCTCTCTCTCCATCCAACGGCCAAATTCCCGCCCTATCCCGACAACCCTCTTATCAAACAGTACAGCGCCGAGTTCTGGATCACGGGCGACCTTATGACCCCACCTCAACATCGCGCCACTTCCTTCGCCAAGCGCGTCCTCGACCCGCGCCTCGCCGACGTCGTTTTCGTTCCGTTCTTCGCCACGCTCAGCGCGGAGATGCAGCTCGGAGCGAACAGGGGCGCGTTCAGGAAGAAGACCGGGAACGAGGATTACAAGCGGCAGAGGGAAGTCATGGACGCCGTTAGAAGCACCCAGGCCTGGAACCGTTCCGGCGGACGAGACCACGTGTTTGTGCTAACCG ACCCGATGGCCATGTGGCATGTCAAAGATGAGATTGCCCCTGCTGTTTTGCTCGTTGTGGATTTTGGTGGTTGGTATAGGCTTGATTCCCGAGGTTCTAACTGTAGCGAGAGTGGTGTGGTTCCTCATACTCAAGTATCTGTGATTAAAGATGTGATTGTGCCTTACACGCATTTGCTTCCGAGGTTGGATTTGTCACAAAACAAGGAGCGTCACCAGCTTCTGTATTTCAAAGGAGCTAAACATAGGCACCGG GGAGGTATAATTAGAGAGAAGTTATGGGATCTAATGATTAATGAGCCTGGTGTTATAATGGAAGAAGGTTTCCCTAATGCAACTGGCCGAGATCAATCAATAAAAGGGATGAGAACATCAGAATTTTGTCTGCATCCAGCTGGAGATACACCGACTTCATGCCGACTTTTTGATGCAATACAAAGTCTTTGTATACCTGTCATTGTCAGTGACAACATTGAGCTTCCATTTGAAGGTATGGTGGATTATTCGGAATTTTCTGTCTTTGTTGCAGTTAGTGATGCACTGAAACCAAACTGGCTTGTCAATCAtcttaaaagtttttcaaaagagCAGAAAACTAGGTTCCGCCAAAATATGGCTCAGGTACAGCCCATTTTTGTCTATGATAGTGGTCATCCAGGTGGTATTGGACCAATACCTTCGGATGGTGCAGTGAATCACATATGGAAGAAAGTTCACCAAAAACTGCCAACGATAAAAGAAACCATAATTCGAGAGAGAAGAAAGCCACCTGGTGTTTCAGTTCCACGACGTTGTCATTGTACTTGA